The following proteins are encoded in a genomic region of Streptococcus constellatus subsp. constellatus:
- a CDS encoding M20/M25/M40 family metallo-hydrolase, protein MTFSSEEEQIKRFDEDMVAQDYIAVLRALIAKKSIFAQQVGLQEVAAYLKEIFIKAGAEVELDESYTAPFVIAKFKSQNPTAKTIIFYNHYDTVPADSDQIWTDDPFTLSIRDGSMYGRGVDDDKGHIIARLTAVQKYLQTHDDLPVTVIFIMEGAEESASVDLEKYLEKHKFLLHGADLLVWEQGIKNSLGQLEISGGNKGIVTFDIKVKSAEVDIHSSFGGVIDSASWYLINALTSLRNKDGRIKVEGLYEQVMTPNQRELALVERYAQRSPEEVETIYGLKLPLLQAEKKDFLNRIFFEPSINIEGITSGYQGQGVKTILPAEASAKVEVRLVPGLEPHRVLELIREQLDKNGFDKVELVYTLGEMSYRSDMSAPPILKVIELAKKFYPEGVSVLPTTAGTGPMHTVFEALEVPMVAFGLGNANSRDHGGDENVRISDYYTHIELVEELIASYE, encoded by the coding sequence ATGACATTTTCAAGTGAAGAAGAACAAATTAAAAGATTTGACGAGGATATGGTGGCACAAGACTATATTGCCGTTTTACGGGCGTTGATTGCTAAAAAATCAATCTTTGCCCAACAGGTTGGTCTACAAGAAGTTGCTGCTTATCTAAAAGAAATCTTTATCAAAGCCGGTGCAGAGGTGGAATTAGATGAAAGCTATACAGCGCCATTTGTGATAGCAAAATTTAAAAGTCAGAATCCAACAGCTAAGACAATTATTTTTTACAACCACTATGATACAGTTCCGGCAGATAGTGATCAAATTTGGACAGATGATCCGTTCACTCTATCTATTCGGGATGGTAGTATGTATGGTCGTGGAGTCGATGATGACAAAGGGCATATTATTGCACGTTTGACGGCTGTTCAAAAATACCTACAAACGCATGATGACTTGCCTGTTACTGTCATTTTTATCATGGAAGGTGCGGAGGAATCAGCTTCGGTTGATTTGGAGAAATATCTAGAGAAACACAAATTTCTTCTACATGGAGCAGACCTGTTGGTTTGGGAACAAGGCATTAAAAATTCTTTAGGTCAACTTGAAATTTCTGGTGGAAATAAGGGAATTGTCACGTTTGATATCAAGGTTAAAAGTGCAGAAGTGGACATTCACTCCAGTTTTGGTGGCGTGATTGATTCAGCTTCTTGGTACTTGATTAATGCCCTTACTAGTTTGAGAAATAAGGATGGACGCATTAAAGTAGAGGGACTTTATGAACAAGTAATGACACCCAATCAACGAGAATTGGCTTTGGTGGAGAGATACGCTCAGCGCAGTCCAGAAGAAGTAGAAACCATTTACGGTTTGAAATTACCTTTATTACAAGCGGAGAAAAAAGATTTTTTAAATCGAATCTTCTTTGAACCTTCTATTAACATTGAAGGGATTACTTCTGGTTATCAGGGGCAGGGGGTGAAAACTATCCTTCCTGCAGAGGCTTCAGCAAAAGTAGAAGTTCGTTTAGTTCCAGGACTAGAACCTCATAGAGTATTAGAATTAATCCGAGAACAACTCGATAAAAATGGTTTTGATAAGGTAGAATTAGTCTATACTTTGGGCGAAATGAGTTATCGTAGTGATATGAGCGCGCCACCGATTTTAAAGGTTATTGAACTGGCTAAGAAATTTTATCCAGAAGGTGTTTCTGTTTTGCCTACAACCGCAGGAACCGGTCCCATGCACACTGTTTTTGAAGCACTTGAAGTGCCGATGGTCGCTTTTGGACTTGGTAATGCAAATAGTCGTGACCATGGTGGTGATGAGAATGTACGCATTTCAGATTATTACACCCATATTGAATTAGTAGAGGAGCTGATTGCAAGTTATGAGTAA
- a CDS encoding YebC/PmpR family DNA-binding transcriptional regulator, translated as MGRKWANIVAKKTAKDGANSKVYAKFGVEIYVAAKKGEPDPESNSALKFVIERAKQAQVPKHVIDKALDKAKGNTDETFTEGRYEGFGPNGSMLIVDTLTSNVNRTAANVRSAFGKNGGNMGASGSVSYMFDNKGVIVFAGDDADSVFEQLLEADVDVDDVEAEDGSITVYTAPTDLHKALTALRESGVEEFQVTELEMIPQSDVTLSGEDLETFEKLYAVLEDDEDVQKIYTNVEGF; from the coding sequence ATGGGACGTAAATGGGCCAATATTGTGGCAAAAAAGACTGCCAAAGATGGTGCAAACTCAAAAGTTTATGCTAAATTTGGTGTTGAAATCTATGTAGCAGCTAAAAAAGGAGAGCCAGATCCAGAATCGAACTCAGCTTTGAAATTTGTTATTGAACGTGCGAAACAAGCACAAGTGCCAAAGCATGTCATTGACAAAGCACTGGATAAGGCAAAAGGAAACACAGACGAAACCTTTACAGAGGGGCGTTATGAAGGGTTTGGACCAAATGGTTCTATGCTCATCGTTGATACACTAACTTCAAATGTCAACCGTACGGCAGCCAATGTTCGCTCTGCCTTTGGTAAAAACGGTGGAAATATGGGAGCAAGTGGCTCAGTTTCTTATATGTTTGATAATAAAGGTGTGATTGTGTTTGCAGGAGACGATGCAGATAGTGTCTTTGAACAACTGTTAGAAGCAGATGTAGACGTAGATGATGTAGAAGCAGAAGATGGAAGCATTACAGTTTATACAGCACCAACAGATTTGCACAAGGCCTTGACTGCTCTCCGTGAATCTGGTGTAGAAGAATTCCAAGTCACCGAATTGGAAATGATTCCGCAATCTGATGTGACCTTATCAGGTGAAGACTTAGAAACATTTGAAAAGTTGTATGCTGTTTTGGAAGATGACGAAGATGTCCAAAAAATTTATACAAATGTAGAAGGATTTTAA
- a CDS encoding helix-turn-helix domain-containing protein, translating into MKKQTLGMMISSLRKAKGMTQLELAEKMGVTDKAVSKWERDLSYPDINTIPKLADLFDTSVDELMQGQTVMKENKKNRKSDIVDTVLRGLGIAMGIVVVVLSALGKVDTKAALTMLGLGLASLSISSLKDKNE; encoded by the coding sequence ATGAAAAAACAAACACTAGGTATGATGATTTCATCATTAAGGAAAGCAAAAGGGATGACACAATTAGAACTGGCTGAAAAGATGGGGGTCACTGATAAGGCTGTTTCAAAATGGGAAAGAGATTTATCCTATCCAGATATTAATACCATTCCTAAATTAGCAGACCTGTTTGATACATCGGTAGATGAGCTTATGCAAGGACAGACAGTGATGAAAGAAAACAAGAAAAATAGAAAATCTGATATTGTTGACACCGTGTTGAGAGGACTTGGAATAGCCATGGGGATTGTTGTAGTGGTTTTATCTGCTTTAGGAAAAGTGGACACTAAGGCTGCACTGACAATGCTTGGACTTGGTTTAGCCAGTCTTTCAATCTCCTCACTAAAGGATAAAAACGAATGA
- a CDS encoding IS3 family transposase, whose protein sequence is MGAWSGNRRGSAVRSCFGVKRSTFYRWKARGKKLEKRNEVVEKIEQLCMEHHFIYGYRTITRLLKKIHGLIVNRKKVYRIMKENSWLCRARPKKVANIGQPYYVTENKLDRDF, encoded by the coding sequence ATCGGAGCTTGGTCAGGCAATCGCAGAGGGTCAGCGGTTCGGTCCTGTTTCGGCGTCAAACGCTCAACTTTCTACCGTTGGAAAGCAAGAGGCAAAAAACTTGAGAAGAGAAACGAGGTTGTAGAAAAAATCGAGCAACTCTGTATGGAACATCATTTTATCTATGGCTATCGTACTATTACACGACTACTTAAGAAAATCCATGGACTAATCGTTAATCGCAAGAAAGTCTATCGAATTATGAAGGAGAATAGTTGGCTCTGTCGTGCACGTCCTAAGAAGGTGGCAAATATAGGTCAGCCTTACTATGTGACAGAGAATAAGCTAGATCGTGATTTCTAA
- a CDS encoding methionine ABC transporter permease, with the protein MENFIQTYLPNVYRMGWSGQAGWGTAIYLTLYMTVTSFIIGGLLGLIAGLFLVLTAPGGVLENKVVFWVLDKITSIFRAIPFIILLAVLSPFSHLIVGTSIGPNAAIVPLSFAVFAFFARQVQVVLAELDAGVIEAAQASGATFSDLVGVYLREGLPDLIRVTTVTLISLIGETAMAGAVGAGGIGNVAIAYGFNRYNNDVTILATVIIIILIFTIQFAGDFLTRKLSHK; encoded by the coding sequence ATGGAAAACTTTATTCAAACATACTTGCCGAATGTTTATCGAATGGGGTGGAGTGGTCAAGCTGGCTGGGGAACAGCTATTTACTTGACATTATATATGACAGTCACTTCTTTTATTATTGGTGGATTATTAGGGTTAATTGCTGGGCTTTTTCTTGTTTTGACTGCTCCGGGAGGAGTCTTGGAAAATAAAGTAGTTTTTTGGGTTTTAGATAAAATCACGTCAATCTTTCGCGCAATTCCATTTATTATTTTGTTAGCCGTTCTTTCTCCGTTTTCCCATTTGATTGTAGGAACTAGCATTGGACCAAATGCAGCTATCGTACCACTTTCTTTTGCTGTATTTGCTTTCTTTGCTCGTCAAGTTCAGGTTGTTCTCGCCGAATTAGATGCTGGTGTGATTGAAGCTGCTCAAGCTAGTGGAGCGACTTTCAGTGATCTAGTAGGTGTCTATCTACGCGAAGGTCTGCCAGATTTGATTCGTGTGACGACTGTGACTCTCATTTCTCTGATTGGGGAAACAGCCATGGCCGGTGCTGTCGGAGCCGGCGGGATTGGCAATGTTGCTATTGCTTATGGTTTCAATCGTTATAACAATGATGTCACTATTTTAGCAACAGTGATTATCATTATTCTTATCTTTACTATCCAGTTTGCTGGTGATTTTTTGACTAGAAAGTTAAGTCATAAATAG
- a CDS encoding methionine ABC transporter ATP-binding protein, with amino-acid sequence MSKEMIQLDHIDVTFQQKKRQIQAVKDVTLHIQERDIYGIVGYSGAGKSTLVRVINLLQVPTNGKIIVDGDVLFDNKVTLTAEQLRRKRQDIGMIFQHFNLMSQLTAEENVAFALKHSGLSKEEKKEKVHTLLELVGLADRAENYPSQLSGGQKQRVAIARALANDPKILISDESTSSLDPKTTKQILTLLQDLNQKLGLTIVLITHEMQIIKDIANCVAVMQDGQLIEEGSVLDIFSNPQQDLTKDFISTATGIDEAMDKIEQQEIVKHLASNSLLVQMKYAGTSTDEPLLNEIYKHHQVTANILYGNIEILGGTPVGELVVVLSGQKENLVAAKTAICEAGVQLTVLKGEA; translated from the coding sequence ATGAGTAAAGAAATGATTCAGTTAGATCATATTGATGTAACTTTTCAACAAAAGAAACGTCAGATTCAAGCAGTTAAAGATGTGACACTTCATATTCAAGAAAGAGATATTTATGGAATTGTTGGCTATTCTGGAGCTGGGAAATCAACCTTGGTTCGTGTTATTAACCTACTGCAAGTTCCAACGAATGGGAAAATTATTGTAGATGGGGATGTTCTTTTTGACAATAAAGTAACTCTGACAGCAGAACAACTGCGTCGCAAACGTCAAGATATTGGCATGATTTTCCAACATTTTAATTTGATGAGTCAATTAACAGCGGAAGAAAATGTTGCGTTTGCGTTGAAACATTCTGGCTTATCAAAAGAAGAAAAGAAAGAGAAAGTACATACGTTGTTGGAGCTCGTTGGCTTAGCAGATCGCGCTGAAAATTATCCCTCTCAGCTTTCTGGAGGGCAAAAACAACGGGTTGCAATCGCGCGTGCCTTGGCAAATGACCCCAAAATCTTGATTTCGGATGAATCAACTTCTTCTCTAGATCCCAAAACAACTAAACAAATCCTCACATTGTTACAAGATTTGAATCAAAAGCTCGGATTAACGATTGTTTTGATTACTCATGAGATGCAAATTATCAAAGATATCGCTAATTGTGTTGCTGTTATGCAAGATGGTCAATTGATTGAAGAAGGTTCTGTCTTGGATATTTTCTCTAATCCTCAGCAAGATTTAACCAAAGACTTTATCTCCACTGCAACAGGGATTGATGAAGCTATGGACAAGATTGAACAGCAAGAGATTGTCAAACATTTAGCCTCAAATAGCCTATTAGTACAAATGAAGTATGCGGGAACCTCTACAGATGAACCCTTGCTGAATGAGATTTACAAACATCATCAAGTTACTGCCAACATACTTTATGGAAATATTGAAATTTTAGGGGGAACACCTGTCGGAGAACTGGTCGTTGTTTTATCTGGTCAAAAGGAAAATCTAGTAGCGGCTAAAACAGCTATTTGTGAAGCTGGGGTTCAATTAACGGTATTGAAGGGAGAAGCATAG
- a CDS encoding amino acid ABC transporter substrate-binding protein: MKKVLKYFSLVALGLLTAGMLAACSNSKSATSSGKTEVKVATNASPKPFNYEENGKLTGYEIEVIRAIFKGSNKYKVKFETTEWSGIFAGLDSDRYQMAVNNISYTKERAGKYLYAAPTAKNPNVLVVKKSDKTIQSLDDIGGKKTEVVQGTTTAAQLEKYNQAHANNPTKISYTKADFQQIMNHLNDGKFDYKIFDKIGVETVIKNQKLDNLKVIDLPSNQQPYVYPLLAKGQNELKTFVNKRIQDLYKDGTLEKLSQKFFGGSYLPAEADVK; encoded by the coding sequence ATGAAAAAAGTATTGAAATACTTTTCTTTAGTAGCTCTTGGACTTTTAACAGCAGGAATGTTAGCAGCGTGCTCTAATTCAAAGTCAGCTACTTCATCTGGGAAAACAGAAGTCAAAGTTGCAACGAATGCTTCACCAAAGCCATTTAACTATGAAGAAAATGGGAAACTAACCGGCTATGAGATTGAAGTTATTCGTGCCATTTTTAAAGGTTCTAATAAATATAAGGTCAAATTTGAAACGACAGAGTGGTCTGGTATTTTCGCTGGTCTAGATAGCGATCGCTACCAAATGGCAGTGAACAATATCAGCTATACAAAAGAACGTGCAGGGAAGTATTTGTATGCAGCTCCGACTGCTAAAAATCCAAATGTCTTAGTAGTGAAAAAATCTGATAAAACTATTCAATCATTGGATGATATTGGTGGTAAGAAAACAGAAGTAGTGCAAGGGACAACGACTGCCGCACAATTAGAAAAATACAATCAAGCCCATGCTAACAATCCAACAAAAATTAGCTATACAAAAGCGGATTTTCAACAAATTATGAACCATTTAAATGATGGAAAGTTTGATTATAAGATTTTTGATAAAATCGGTGTTGAAACAGTTATTAAAAATCAAAAACTGGATAACCTAAAAGTGATTGATTTACCAAGCAATCAACAACCTTATGTTTATCCACTTTTAGCAAAGGGGCAAAATGAATTGAAAACATTTGTCAATAAGCGCATTCAAGACTTGTACAAAGATGGGACTCTGGAAAAATTATCTCAAAAATTCTTTGGTGGTAGTTACTTGCCAGCAGAAGCAGATGTGAAATAA
- a CDS encoding MetQ/NlpA family ABC transporter substrate-binding protein, with protein sequence MKLKKWFGITALAATAVIGLAACGSGNKNTDAKTVKIGVMTKSDSEEKRWDKIQELLKKDNIKLQFTEFTDYSQPNKAVADGEVDINAFQHYYFLNNWNKENKQNLVAAAETYIAPIRLYSGTKNGKNKYTKVSQIPNGAEIAVPNDATNESRALNLLQSAGLIKLDKSGNELATVANIKENPKKLKITELDASQTARSLTSVDAAVVNNTFVTEAKIDFKKALFVEPKDKNSKQWFNIIAAKKDWEKSPKADAIKKIIKAYHTDEVKKVVDETSDGLDQPVW encoded by the coding sequence ATGAAATTGAAAAAATGGTTTGGAATAACAGCTCTAGCAGCGACAGCAGTAATTGGTTTAGCAGCTTGTGGTTCGGGAAATAAAAATACTGATGCCAAGACAGTTAAAATTGGTGTGATGACAAAAAGTGATTCGGAAGAAAAACGTTGGGACAAGATTCAAGAGTTGTTGAAAAAAGATAACATCAAGTTGCAATTTACAGAATTTACGGATTACTCTCAGCCGAATAAAGCAGTTGCTGATGGTGAAGTGGATATCAATGCTTTCCAACACTACTATTTTTTGAACAACTGGAATAAGGAAAACAAGCAAAACTTAGTCGCAGCAGCTGAAACTTATATTGCCCCAATTCGCCTCTATTCTGGTACAAAAAATGGGAAAAATAAATATACGAAGGTAAGTCAAATTCCAAATGGTGCAGAAATCGCAGTTCCAAATGATGCAACAAATGAAAGTCGAGCACTCAATCTATTGCAATCTGCAGGTCTGATTAAATTAGACAAATCTGGGAATGAATTGGCAACTGTGGCAAATATCAAAGAAAATCCAAAGAAATTGAAAATTACAGAATTGGATGCCAGTCAAACAGCACGTTCATTGACATCTGTAGATGCAGCTGTTGTCAATAATACTTTTGTTACTGAAGCAAAAATTGATTTTAAAAAAGCTCTGTTTGTTGAACCAAAAGATAAAAACTCAAAACAATGGTTTAATATCATTGCAGCTAAAAAAGATTGGGAAAAATCTCCAAAAGCAGATGCCATTAAGAAAATTATCAAAGCCTATCATACAGATGAAGTCAAAAAAGTAGTTGACGAAACATCAGATGGTCTAGATCAACCAGTTTGGTAA